From the Streptomyces sp. Tu 2975 genome, one window contains:
- a CDS encoding iron-containing alcohol dehydrogenase family protein, which yields MPVLTRLIPSPVVVDIHRGALDDLAGLLADQRISASGRLAFAISDGSGQKLRERLAPALPGADWYDVCGGTIDAAVKLADDIRGKRYDAVVGLGGGKIIDVAKYAAARVGLPLVAVATNLSHDGLCSPVSTLDNDNGRGSYGVPTPIAMVIDLDVIREAPVRFVRSGIGDAISNISAIADWELSHRVTGEKVDGLAAAMGRTAGESVLRHPGGVGDDEFLTVLAEALVLSGIAMSISGDSRPSSGACHEISHAFDLLFPKRAASHGEQCGLGAAFAMHLRGASEQAGLFAEVLRRHGLPVLPQEIGFSPDEFVRAVEYAPQTRPGRFTILEHLDLNHDQIRDAYADYAKTISS from the coding sequence GTGCCAGTACTGACCCGGCTCATCCCGTCCCCGGTCGTCGTCGACATCCATCGCGGCGCGCTGGACGACCTGGCCGGGCTCCTCGCCGACCAGCGGATCTCCGCGTCCGGCCGGCTCGCCTTCGCGATCAGTGACGGATCCGGCCAGAAGCTGCGCGAGAGGCTCGCCCCGGCGCTGCCCGGCGCGGACTGGTACGACGTCTGCGGGGGCACCATCGACGCCGCGGTGAAGCTGGCCGACGACATCAGGGGCAAGCGGTACGACGCGGTTGTCGGCCTCGGCGGCGGCAAGATCATCGACGTGGCGAAGTACGCCGCGGCGCGCGTCGGCCTGCCGCTCGTCGCCGTCGCGACGAACCTCTCGCACGACGGCCTCTGCTCGCCCGTCTCCACGCTCGACAACGACAACGGCCGCGGCTCCTACGGCGTCCCGACGCCCATCGCCATGGTCATCGACCTCGATGTGATCCGCGAGGCGCCCGTCCGCTTCGTCCGCTCCGGCATCGGCGACGCGATCTCCAACATCTCGGCGATCGCCGACTGGGAGCTCTCGCACCGCGTCACCGGCGAGAAGGTCGACGGCCTGGCCGCCGCCATGGGCCGCACCGCGGGCGAGTCCGTGCTGCGCCACCCCGGCGGCGTCGGCGACGACGAGTTCCTCACCGTCCTCGCAGAGGCCCTGGTGCTGTCCGGGATCGCCATGTCGATCAGCGGCGACTCCCGGCCCTCCTCCGGCGCCTGCCACGAGATCAGCCACGCCTTCGACCTGCTCTTTCCCAAGCGGGCCGCCAGCCACGGCGAGCAGTGCGGACTGGGAGCCGCCTTCGCGATGCACCTGCGCGGTGCGAGCGAGCAGGCGGGCCTGTTCGCCGAGGTGCTGCGCCGGCACGGCCTGCCCGTACTCCCGCAGGAGATCGGCTTCTCCCCGGACGAGTTCGTGCGCGCCGTCGAGTACGCGCCGCAGACCCGGCCGGGCCGCTTCACCATCCTCGAGCACCTCGACCTCAACCACGACCAGATCAGGGACGCGTACGCCGACTATGCCAAGACCATCAGTAGCTGA
- a CDS encoding phosphocholine cytidylyltransferase family protein: MIGLVLAAGAGRRLRPYTDTLPKALVPVDGETTVLDLTLGNFAEIGLAEAAIVVGYRKEAVYERKAALEAKYGVKLTLVDNDKAEEWNNAYSLWCARDVLAEGVILANGDTVHPVSVEKTLLAARGDGRRIILALDTVKQLADEEMKVITEGDKGVRRITKLMDPATATGEYIGVTLIEPEAAADLADALRTTFERDPDLYYEDGYQELVNRGFTIDVAPIGDVKWVEIDNHDDLAKGRGIACQY; the protein is encoded by the coding sequence ATGATCGGCCTCGTACTGGCAGCCGGTGCCGGACGGCGTCTTCGCCCCTACACCGACACGCTTCCGAAGGCCCTCGTGCCGGTGGACGGGGAGACCACGGTCCTCGACCTGACGCTGGGCAACTTCGCGGAGATCGGGCTCGCGGAGGCCGCGATCGTCGTCGGCTACCGCAAGGAGGCCGTGTACGAGCGCAAGGCGGCGCTCGAGGCGAAGTACGGCGTGAAGCTCACCCTCGTCGACAACGACAAGGCGGAGGAGTGGAACAACGCCTACTCCCTGTGGTGTGCCCGTGACGTCCTCGCCGAGGGCGTGATCCTCGCCAACGGCGACACCGTTCACCCCGTCTCGGTCGAGAAGACCCTGCTCGCCGCCCGTGGCGACGGCCGGAGGATCATCCTCGCTCTCGACACGGTGAAGCAGCTCGCCGACGAGGAGATGAAGGTCATCACCGAGGGCGACAAGGGCGTCCGGCGGATCACCAAGCTCATGGACCCGGCCACCGCCACCGGCGAGTACATCGGCGTCACGCTCATCGAGCCGGAGGCCGCCGCGGACCTCGCGGACGCGCTGAGGACGACGTTCGAGCGGGACCCCGACCTGTACTACGAGGACGGCTACCAGGAGCTCGTGAACCGCGGCTTCACCATCGACGTGGCTCCCATCGGCGACGTCAAGTGGGTCGAGATCGACAACCACGACGACCTCGCGAAGGGCCGTGGGATCGCGTGCCAGTACTGA
- the galE gene encoding UDP-glucose 4-epimerase GalE: MTWLITGGAGYIGAHVVHAMTAAGEGVVVLDDLSSGFPERLPAGVPLVRGSVLDRDVVERTLAEHAVTGVVHLAAKKQVGESVEQPLRYYRENVHGLTVLLEAVVAAGVRRFLFSSSAAVYGVPDSGLVAESEACRPINPYGETKLTGEWLVRAAGRAHGLSTACLRYFNVAGAAVPELADVGVFNIIPMFFDRITRQEAPRIFGADYPTPDGTCVRDYIHVADLADAHLAVARRPAGRDGGDLTVNVGRGVGVSVRELASLVSEVTGHRVDPVVEPRRPGDPATAVASVELIGKELGWSASHGVRDMVASAWAGWLARHPEAAPH; the protein is encoded by the coding sequence ATGACGTGGCTGATCACAGGTGGAGCGGGGTACATCGGGGCGCATGTCGTGCACGCCATGACGGCGGCCGGCGAAGGGGTCGTCGTGCTCGACGACCTGTCCTCCGGGTTTCCCGAGCGGTTGCCGGCCGGTGTGCCGCTGGTGCGCGGGTCCGTGCTCGACCGGGACGTGGTGGAGCGCACACTCGCCGAGCACGCGGTCACGGGCGTGGTGCACCTCGCCGCCAAGAAGCAGGTCGGCGAGTCCGTGGAGCAGCCGCTCAGGTACTACCGGGAGAACGTGCACGGGCTGACGGTGCTGCTGGAGGCGGTGGTGGCGGCCGGGGTACGGCGCTTCCTGTTCTCCTCCTCCGCCGCCGTGTACGGGGTGCCGGACAGCGGACTCGTCGCCGAGTCGGAGGCGTGCCGGCCGATCAATCCGTACGGGGAGACGAAGCTCACGGGCGAGTGGCTGGTGCGGGCGGCCGGCCGCGCCCACGGTCTGTCGACCGCGTGCCTGCGCTACTTCAACGTCGCGGGCGCGGCCGTCCCCGAGCTGGCGGACGTCGGGGTGTTCAACATCATCCCGATGTTCTTCGACCGGATCACCCGCCAGGAGGCCCCGCGGATCTTCGGCGCGGACTATCCGACCCCGGACGGGACCTGCGTCCGCGACTACATCCATGTCGCCGATCTTGCCGACGCACACCTCGCGGTGGCGCGGCGGCCGGCCGGGCGGGACGGCGGAGATCTCACCGTCAACGTCGGTCGCGGGGTCGGCGTCTCGGTCCGGGAGCTCGCCTCTCTGGTGAGCGAGGTCACCGGCCACCGTGTCGATCCGGTGGTGGAGCCGCGCCGCCCGGGGGATCCCGCGACGGCGGTCGCGTCCGTCGAGCTGATCGGCAAGGAGCTCGGCTGGTCCGCCTCGCACGGGGTCCGTGACATGGTCGCGTCCGCATGGGCCGGCTGGCTGGCCAGACACCCCGAGGCAGCACCGCACTGA
- a CDS encoding bifunctional class I SAM-dependent methyltransferase/N-acetyltransferase, which translates to MSDNALHDAFFALHHGLPRQGPGSDDTSLRLLAAVGPLPARPRVLDLGCGPGRSALLLAERAGALVTAVDLHQPFLDELRHSAVSRGVGDTIVTVNADMGELPFPDGSFDLVWAESSAYSIGFDTALEKWRRLLSPGGSLVMTECEWTSPAPSSEARAFWETHYPLRGTADNCSAAVAAGYTVLGLYRQPESDWDEYYGPLGERADAADPGAPGMPEALAATRAEIAMRRDHGTEFGYTGYVLRPADPRWRTRPETAADIPAVRAVNAAAFPTPEESALVDSLRLDAEAWLPGLSYVAEAEDGSVAAYALLTRCRIGGTPALALAPVATSPRHQRQGAGTAVVRAVLDAARSRGEGPVVVLGHPGYYPRFGFEVAAKHGIRTSFEVPEEALMVLALDGCEDVPKGTVRYPAAFGV; encoded by the coding sequence TTGTCCGACAACGCTTTGCACGACGCTTTCTTCGCCCTGCACCACGGTCTTCCGCGACAGGGTCCCGGTTCCGACGACACCTCTTTGCGGCTGCTCGCGGCGGTGGGACCGCTGCCCGCCCGGCCGCGCGTGCTCGACCTCGGCTGCGGTCCCGGCCGCTCCGCCCTGCTGCTGGCGGAGCGGGCCGGCGCACTGGTGACCGCTGTCGATCTGCACCAGCCGTTCCTGGACGAACTGCGGCACAGCGCCGTGTCGCGCGGCGTGGGTGACACGATCGTCACCGTCAACGCCGATATGGGCGAGCTCCCCTTCCCCGACGGGTCGTTCGACCTCGTCTGGGCGGAGAGCTCCGCCTACAGCATCGGTTTCGACACCGCGCTCGAGAAGTGGCGGCGGCTGCTCTCCCCCGGCGGCAGCCTGGTCATGACCGAGTGCGAGTGGACGTCGCCCGCCCCCTCCTCGGAGGCCCGGGCCTTCTGGGAAACGCACTACCCGTTGCGTGGCACGGCCGACAACTGCTCTGCGGCCGTCGCGGCCGGCTACACGGTGCTCGGGCTGTACCGGCAGCCCGAGAGCGACTGGGACGAGTACTACGGCCCGCTGGGCGAGCGGGCCGACGCCGCGGACCCTGGCGCGCCGGGCATGCCCGAGGCGCTGGCCGCCACCCGCGCGGAGATCGCCATGCGCAGGGACCACGGCACCGAGTTCGGCTACACCGGCTACGTGCTCCGCCCCGCCGATCCCCGGTGGCGCACCCGTCCGGAGACGGCGGCCGACATCCCGGCCGTACGCGCGGTCAACGCCGCCGCGTTCCCCACCCCCGAGGAGTCCGCCCTCGTGGACTCGCTCCGCTTGGACGCCGAGGCGTGGCTGCCGGGGCTGTCGTACGTGGCGGAGGCCGAGGACGGTTCGGTCGCCGCGTACGCGCTGCTCACCCGGTGCCGGATCGGCGGCACTCCCGCGCTCGCCCTGGCGCCGGTCGCGACCTCGCCCCGCCACCAGCGGCAGGGCGCGGGAACGGCGGTCGTACGGGCGGTGCTCGACGCTGCGAGGTCACGGGGTGAGGGGCCGGTCGTCGTCCTCGGGCATCCCGGGTACTACCCGCGGTTCGGCTTCGAGGTCGCGGCGAAGCACGGGATCAGGACATCTTTCGAGGTACCGGAGGAGGCCCTGATGGTGCTGGCGCTCGACGGCTGCGAGGACGTGCCGAAGGGAACGGTCCGCTATCCGGCGGCGTTCGGCGTCTGA
- the idi gene encoding isopentenyl-diphosphate Delta-isomerase, protein MPITPATAATSSSNGTSPAILLELVDEEGNTIGTAEKLSAHQAPGQLHRAFSVFLFDEQGRLLLQRRALGKYHSPGVWSNTCCGHPYPGESPFAAAARRTYEELGVSPSLLAEAGTVRYNHPDPESGLVEQEYNHLFVGMVQKPVLPDPEEISETAFVTPDELTELHGRATFSAWFMTVLDAARPAVRELTGPAGGW, encoded by the coding sequence ATGCCGATCACACCAGCCACCGCGGCGACCAGTTCGTCGAACGGCACATCACCAGCGATCCTGCTCGAGCTGGTCGACGAGGAGGGCAACACCATCGGTACGGCGGAGAAGCTCTCCGCCCATCAGGCGCCCGGTCAGTTGCACCGTGCGTTCTCGGTGTTCCTCTTCGACGAGCAGGGGCGACTGCTGCTGCAGCGCCGTGCGTTGGGCAAGTACCACTCCCCCGGTGTCTGGTCGAACACCTGCTGCGGCCACCCGTACCCGGGTGAGTCCCCGTTCGCGGCGGCCGCCCGGCGCACCTACGAGGAGCTGGGAGTCTCCCCCTCGCTGCTCGCCGAGGCCGGCACGGTCCGCTACAACCACCCGGACCCGGAGTCCGGGCTGGTCGAGCAGGAGTACAACCACCTTTTCGTCGGGATGGTGCAGAAGCCGGTGCTGCCGGACCCGGAGGAGATCAGCGAGACGGCTTTCGTGACGCCGGACGAGCTGACCGAGCTGCACGGCCGGGCGACGTTCTCCGCCTGGTTCATGACGGTGCTGGACGCGGCCAGGCCCGCGGTCAGGGAGCTGACGGGGCCGGCCGGAGGCTGGTGA
- a CDS encoding ATP-binding protein produces MESRGSVPARPLSYEGVWRFTAPALDVSVPQARHAVRDLLARQGVPVADDVVQGLLLIVSELVTNTVRHAALLSPEVAVEVAIGTHWVRVSVEDNHPYRPKALETDAAQTGGRGLLLVREITREAGGICDVEHTASGGKIIWAELPLAHRFQDGAAPV; encoded by the coding sequence ATGGAGAGCCGCGGGAGCGTGCCGGCCCGGCCGCTGTCGTACGAGGGCGTCTGGCGGTTCACCGCTCCCGCACTCGACGTGTCCGTCCCGCAGGCCCGGCACGCCGTGCGGGACCTGCTCGCCCGCCAGGGCGTCCCGGTCGCCGACGACGTGGTGCAGGGCCTGCTGCTGATCGTGTCGGAGCTGGTCACCAACACCGTGCGGCACGCCGCTCTGCTCTCGCCGGAGGTCGCCGTCGAGGTCGCCATCGGCACGCACTGGGTGCGGGTCTCGGTCGAGGACAACCATCCCTACCGTCCCAAGGCTCTCGAGACCGACGCCGCGCAGACGGGTGGCAGAGGACTGCTGCTGGTCCGCGAGATCACCCGGGAGGCCGGCGGTATCTGCGACGTCGAGCACACCGCGAGCGGCGGAAAGATCATCTGGGCGGAGCTGCCGCTGGCGCATCGGTTCCAGGACGGCGCGGCGCCCGTATGA
- a CDS encoding HdeD family acid-resistance protein, with the protein MARTAHDEKDHRRREKSLRRGFGRLAALGAILAAGGLVGLVYTGVATLTSMLLFGWLLLICGIVGLLHAVESRGSNFFWLAVVVAALNIAAGAIVIRHPETAAAGLTMFAALLFLTGGLFRLVGSMVVRGPQFGWTLVQGAFGILLGVLVLADWPDSSRYVLGTFFSLALLFDGLGLIAMGVGGRRVVDMVTEPGQGPRENRENADKSAETIDPRKRAEGGSDQSHN; encoded by the coding sequence ATGGCCCGCACCGCCCACGACGAGAAGGATCACCGCCGCCGGGAGAAGAGCCTGCGCCGAGGTTTCGGCAGGCTGGCCGCACTCGGCGCGATCCTGGCCGCGGGCGGTCTGGTCGGCCTGGTCTACACGGGCGTCGCGACCCTCACCTCGATGCTGCTGTTCGGCTGGCTGCTGCTGATCTGCGGGATCGTCGGCCTGCTCCACGCGGTCGAGTCGCGCGGCAGCAACTTCTTCTGGCTGGCCGTCGTGGTCGCCGCGCTGAACATCGCGGCCGGCGCGATCGTCATCCGCCATCCGGAGACAGCGGCGGCGGGGCTCACCATGTTCGCCGCCCTGCTGTTCCTGACCGGGGGACTCTTCCGGCTGGTGGGCAGCATGGTGGTCCGCGGCCCGCAGTTCGGCTGGACCTTGGTGCAGGGGGCCTTCGGCATCCTGCTGGGTGTGCTGGTGCTGGCCGACTGGCCGGACAGCAGCCGGTACGTCCTCGGCACCTTCTTCTCGCTGGCGCTGCTCTTCGACGGTCTGGGGCTGATCGCGATGGGGGTCGGCGGCCGGCGCGTCGTCGACATGGTCACGGAGCCGGGGCAGGGACCGCGGGAGAACCGGGAAAACGCTGATAAGAGTGCTGAAACGATCGATCCGAGGAAGCGGGCAGAAGGTGGTTCCGACCAGTCACACAACTGA
- a CDS encoding enoyl-CoA hydratase-related protein, producing MESPNTHPPRLRHTVADGVATVVISNPAKRNAMTADMWRALPELLGKLAADPAVRALVLTGEGGTFCAGADISSLRLPGEDPQALAVHAEEALAAFPKPTLAVVRGYCVGGGCQLAAACDLRFAERDSLFGVTPAKLGIVYPAGSTRRLATLVGPAAAKYLLFSGELIDTERALLTGLVDEVLPGDELGRRAAEFTRILVARSQLTQCAAKEFAAGRTDRDAYWAEQARGSGDTAEGVAAFLERRTPRFSWTPGAG from the coding sequence ATGGAGTCCCCGAACACGCATCCGCCCCGGCTCAGGCACACCGTCGCGGACGGTGTCGCCACCGTCGTGATCAGCAATCCCGCCAAGCGCAACGCCATGACCGCGGACATGTGGCGGGCGCTGCCGGAGCTGCTCGGGAAGCTGGCGGCGGACCCGGCCGTACGGGCGCTGGTGCTCACCGGCGAAGGCGGGACGTTCTGCGCGGGGGCGGACATCTCATCGCTGCGGCTGCCCGGCGAGGACCCGCAGGCGCTGGCGGTGCATGCCGAGGAGGCTCTCGCGGCGTTCCCCAAGCCGACGCTCGCGGTGGTGCGCGGCTACTGCGTGGGCGGTGGCTGTCAGCTCGCCGCCGCCTGCGACCTGCGCTTCGCCGAACGCGACTCGCTGTTCGGGGTCACCCCGGCCAAGCTGGGCATCGTGTACCCGGCGGGTTCGACGCGCCGGCTCGCCACGCTGGTGGGTCCGGCCGCGGCCAAGTACCTCCTGTTCTCCGGTGAGTTGATCGACACGGAGCGGGCGCTGCTGACCGGGCTCGTCGACGAGGTGCTGCCGGGGGACGAACTGGGCCGACGGGCGGCGGAGTTCACCAGGATCCTGGTGGCGCGCTCGCAGCTCACACAGTGCGCGGCCAAGGAGTTCGCCGCCGGCCGTACGGACCGGGACGCTTACTGGGCGGAGCAGGCGCGCGGCAGCGGCGACACCGCGGAGGGGGTCGCCGCCTTCCTCGAGCGGCGTACGCCGCGCTTCTCATGGACGCCGGGAGCCGGCTGA
- a CDS encoding DJ-1/PfpI family protein has product MPTQIAVLLFDRFTALDAVGPYEMLCRLPDADVVFVAERTGPVANDRDELSLVATRTLDEVTAPDIVLVPGGPGQDAQMRNETLLDWLRAVDAATTWTTSVCTGSLLLAAAGLLKGREATSHWLALEQLEVLGARPTGRRVVTDGKYVTAAGVSSGIDMGLTLVGRLAGDEHARAVQLLTEYDPQPPYDAGSPLKAPAHLVEEFRTKSRFVLR; this is encoded by the coding sequence GTGCCCACGCAGATCGCCGTCCTGCTCTTCGACCGTTTCACGGCACTGGACGCCGTCGGCCCCTACGAGATGCTCTGCCGCCTCCCGGACGCCGACGTCGTCTTCGTCGCCGAACGCACGGGTCCCGTGGCGAACGACCGCGACGAGCTTTCACTCGTCGCCACCAGGACCCTCGACGAGGTGACGGCGCCGGACATCGTCCTCGTCCCGGGCGGCCCCGGCCAGGACGCCCAGATGCGGAACGAGACCCTGCTGGACTGGCTGCGCGCCGTCGACGCCGCCACCACCTGGACCACCTCGGTGTGTACGGGCTCGCTGCTGCTCGCCGCGGCCGGACTGCTGAAGGGCCGTGAGGCGACCTCCCACTGGCTCGCGCTGGAACAGCTGGAGGTCCTGGGCGCCAGGCCGACCGGCCGCCGGGTCGTGACGGACGGCAAGTACGTCACGGCCGCCGGCGTCTCCTCGGGCATCGACATGGGGCTCACCCTGGTCGGCAGGCTGGCCGGTGACGAGCACGCCCGGGCCGTGCAGCTGCTGACCGAGTACGACCCGCAGCCGCCCTACGACGCCGGCTCGCCGCTGAAGGCCCCCGCGCACCTGGTCGAGGAGTTCCGCACCAAGAGCCGCTTCGTCCTCCGGTAG
- a CDS encoding GlxA family transcriptional regulator — MTEPTAEPVERRTTGRTLLVVLFDDVQSLDVTGPVEVFEGARRACGDRSAYRIRTASLDGSPVRTSSGLTLVPDVSLAGEPAPHTLLVPGGEGTRRPDPRLIDWLRDRAPHAGRLVSVCTGALLLAEAGLLDGRRATTHWAVCDHLADAYPEVEVDPDPIFVRDGRLSTSAGVTAGIDLALALVEEDLGRDVALTVARHLVVFLRRPGNQSQFSAQLAAQTARREPLRSVQHWVTQHPEADLCVESLANRAGLSPRHFARAFQAETGTTPGRYVERVRLEHARRLLEDTADGVTKISRACGYGTPEAMRRAFVKALGVAPAEYRRRFRGPARPTR; from the coding sequence GTGACGGAGCCGACGGCAGAACCGGTGGAGCGGCGGACGACGGGGCGGACGCTGCTCGTCGTCCTCTTCGACGACGTGCAGAGCCTCGATGTGACGGGACCGGTCGAGGTCTTCGAGGGGGCCCGCCGGGCCTGCGGCGACCGGTCCGCGTACCGGATACGTACCGCCTCGCTCGACGGCTCGCCGGTACGGACGTCCAGCGGTCTCACGCTGGTCCCTGACGTGAGCCTCGCCGGCGAGCCCGCGCCCCACACACTCCTCGTCCCCGGCGGCGAGGGCACCCGACGCCCGGATCCGCGCCTGATCGACTGGCTCCGCGACCGGGCGCCGCACGCCGGACGCCTGGTGTCCGTGTGCACCGGCGCGCTCCTGCTGGCGGAGGCCGGGCTGCTCGACGGCCGGCGCGCCACCACCCACTGGGCCGTCTGCGATCATCTCGCCGACGCCTACCCGGAGGTCGAGGTCGACCCCGACCCGATCTTCGTCCGGGACGGCAGGCTCTCCACCTCCGCGGGCGTCACGGCGGGCATCGACCTGGCGCTGGCGCTGGTGGAGGAGGACCTCGGACGGGACGTCGCCCTCACCGTGGCCCGCCATCTGGTCGTCTTCCTGCGGCGTCCTGGCAACCAGTCGCAGTTCAGCGCCCAGCTCGCGGCCCAGACCGCGCGCCGCGAACCGCTGCGGTCCGTGCAGCACTGGGTCACCCAGCACCCCGAGGCCGACCTCTGCGTCGAGTCGCTCGCGAACCGCGCGGGCCTGTCGCCCCGGCACTTCGCCCGCGCCTTCCAGGCCGAGACGGGCACGACACCCGGCCGCTACGTGGAACGAGTGCGCCTCGAGCACGCCAGAAGGCTCCTCGAGGACACCGCCGACGGAGTCACGAAGATCTCCCGCGCCTGCGGATACGGAACCCCGGAGGCGATGCGGAGGGCCTTCGTGAAGGCCCTCGGCGTGGCCCCGGCGGAGTACCGCCGCCGCTTCCGCGGCCCCGCACGACCCACCCGTTGA
- a CDS encoding LPFR motif small protein: protein MLSAIADALRTVGSAIATVVTLPFRLLARLFGGASRGGRTRRA, encoded by the coding sequence GTGCTCAGCGCCATTGCGGACGCACTTCGTACGGTCGGCTCTGCGATCGCCACGGTGGTGACGCTGCCGTTCCGACTCTTGGCCCGGCTCTTCGGCGGAGCCTCGCGCGGCGGCAGGACACGGCGCGCCTGA